The Portunus trituberculatus isolate SZX2019 chromosome 7, ASM1759143v1, whole genome shotgun sequence genome contains the following window.
TTTTTAAGGATATTatctgctccctcctcctccgtttgcCTTAATTTTCTATCACAATacgtattatttttgtttctccttcgtcttccattcttattattcttaccCCTTTAAGCCGAACGTTTtctaaatatgtgaaaaaactatatattttgATGGGTAGCTTAAGTAGATTGACGTTATATAAAGCTTTTCTTGTTTACAGTGAGACAAGAACACGAGAACATAAGAAAGTaagtgaagctgcaagaagccatcaggtctgTATGTGGCAGCACCTGTTTGAAATACTGGGCTAATTAACATACATGTCTGTCTCTATGTATCTAATATCTTGAGGCTCCTTAATGACTtcaaactatctctctctctctctctctctctctctctctctctctctctctctctctctctctctctctctctgagtacaCAGTTCTTTCTAATTCTCAATTTTTTcattgttgactctctctctctctctctctctctctctctctctctctctctctctctctctctcactcacatgaTGACCTCCGCCTCGGGAAGGTCgtaggaggtggtgagggacaGAATGTGGTCCCTGAAGTAGTTATGCTGGACGGACCCCTGAATGAGAGCCCCGCGGTACCCTGTGTGTCTGGCCCTAGGCACCTCGGGGTACAGCAGCGCCCGCCCCCCCTCCTCCAGGGGCGCTTGAAGGGGCTGGTACCACTCCTGGGTCTGTGTGGAGATGGGCGTGCCTCAGGGTAAGGATGACTTGACCCTATGTGATTAAATAAGGTACCCTTGATCTGACctaatttttatttatcctgACTTAACTTTGATTTGCCGTGACGTAACTTTGATTTGACTAACATAACTTCATTAATTTTGACTTTAATTAACTTGATTTGACAAAACTTAACTTGATTTGACCTAATCTGACTTAATTTGACCTGATGTAATTTTGATTTGACCTAGTGTAACTTCATTTGACCTAAACTAACGTGATTTAACGTAATTTATCTTGATCTAActgaatttttctttattcaaactAATGCAAGTATATTTAACCTTATGTAACCAAACTTGACCTAACCAAATTaaacctaactttatctaacctatcctaactcgACGAATCGCAACCCaatataatctaacctaacttaccctaacaCAGCTGAAGCACACCGCACCTAACAATCTACAATCTACCCTTCCtccaccaaacctaacccaacctaactccgCTTAACACAACCCAATCTAATCTTAACCCAGCATCCAAGCTTAACtcaacttgacctgacctgacctgagtAAACGAATCCAAACTAAACCCAACGTCACCAAACACAGCCAAACCTAACTTGATCTAACCACCAAACTTGATCCACGTAACAACTTCAAATATAACCCATGTCACTGAACCACCGCTATTCTCAAGGCTTCTCAGGATTAATTCTCCATTTAGAAACAGAAATcttgttgatctgtcactagaacctgtgtcacttcaccacgactgagatgattagccgtTCTCAGGATCACTTCCCCCtttaaaaaaacacagaaatcttgttaatctgtcactggaacctaaAAAAACAGCCTTGTAAACCTGTGTCACTTAActatgactatttttcaaggctactgagatgattagccggggtCTCAGGATCACTTCTCCCTttaaaaaacacagaaatcttgttaatctgtcactggaatctcataaacactcttgaaaacttaaaaacactgacatcttttttttatctattagtggaaccgtaaaaaataaggaaaaaaaatatctccttTAAAGAAACCAGAAATCATGTCAATCTATCAttggaaacttaaaaaaaaaaaataaacttgaaaatCCGTAGAAATTCAACTAGAGACCCTGGAAAGTAGAAGTGCTGCGAgaacaccattatcaccatacACTCGTTGTTCCACTCAAGCTGTTCCACGCTGGCCAGGCTGGGGCGAGGTGTTGGTGGAGAGTGCGTgccgggaggaggagaaccatTGGATTGAGCTTGTCTGTGCGGTAGACTGTGGTGAGTGAGTTGGCTACGTCTGTGAACCCGTAGTAGTTGAAGGAGGATATGCCGATGATGCTGTGGTCCTTCTCCATAACAGGGGCCACGGAATACAGgaacctcagagagagagagagagagagagagagagagagagagagagagatgatgaggaggaggagtcttcgTTACTGCGCATCTTTTGTTATTGCATTTATAATTTGATCTATTCTTTACTATgcaggttttctctctctctctctctctctctctctctctctctctctctttatcattttatctctcacacacatacagtctCTTACTTAAATATATCAACGGAGACTTCGACATCATCCTCCAGCAGCAGAAGATAGGAACAGGTGAAGGGCGGGATGGTGTCCTCGGGCAAACCTCCATCTGGCACTGTCTGTCGTGGGAACTTCACTCCAGCCACGTCTCTgggggaggaacaggaggaagtgtCTTGGGTAGCGCTCTGAACTCACTGTCAAAGAtggtctgggttcgagtcccgagtaggtgattatcattattatttattctctctctctctctctctctctctctctctcacacacacacacacacacacacacacacacacacacacacacacacacacacacacacacacacacacacacaccactaccaccacaacaccaccaccaccactcacctcaaTACCCGCTGCACCTTGTGTCTAATACGTTCCTTGGTGGTGTTCCCCCTGCTGGGCTCCTCCACTAGTTGCACTCCGAACAGCCTCGCGACTGCCCTCACCTCCCTGTGCCCCGCGTCACCGTACACCGCCACCTTGTCACGATTCAGCCCTGGCGCTTCCCACAGTCCCTTCAGTGTTCTGTTGAAGTGAAGCTCTTTTGGATGCCTACTCTTTATGGTTTACCTAAGGCTGTGTTTGGGTGCTTAAGGTAAAGTactcttgttttattgtttatttgcttGCTATCGTGTGTGAGTGGGGCTGTGTTGGCTTGCAGTGAAGGCAAAGTACTCTTGTTTTATCGTTTGCTTACTTATTGTCCTGTCTGAATGAAGCTGTGTTGTGTTACGGTGAAGGTAAAGtacgtgtttgtttgtggtttgtctcaggggttctcaacctttttatcgttaagaaccccctgagttataagaccatctacccgatcccccagtattatcacatatttagtgcgaaatgtactataacataatgacacatctcaaacacatcaggcccgtgttccgtctgagtatAATATATCACTATtatgaataaatcgtaatactttgattaatgttaataggagaggacccaaactgtcacattttcagtgttcgcaggttggtttaattcaggagtgggtcagcatcgtctcgcggtacaaagcagtcgtctctaaacactgtattacgatgtatctattgatttaccatgcttttactccttccagtatttttctcttcttattctaccatggtatttttttttatagtatctgagtttatacgactaaaatcataatatagagcaaaacataacgcagtacggaaccttaacacacatttcacctggTTAAACAAGGAATGAGTAAAGCAATATTTCTTCGCATTTCtttacgagaaaaaaagaaaattagcggccgaaacagaaatagtccgagggtgctgtagtgttttcatcaccgtgttcctaagctctgtgTTGCCATAGCCTGAAAATGGTATTCAGTTCAGCTCAGCTGATagcggaagtgtagcctggatatcggcagTTCCTGATGtattttggtttgggttttgtctggaTCTGTAGCTGTGATTAATTATTATCTatacttttttccttatgttctcttattttccaaaacttatatattatttctttattttcttctgtactAGATTTTTCAGACAAAGTAATTCtccaatgaggtgttcttcattttctggatAAGGACGCTCCCAGTTGGGGTGTGTGGATCTGGGgtgtttatgcctttagactatagataaggggttctcaactttttttctcgttaagaaccctctgagttataagaccagctacccgaacccccagtaatttttgctgttgcgttagacatatcaaaagcttttgatagagtctggcataaagctttgatttcaaaactgccctccttcggcttctatccttctctctgcaactttatctcaagtttcctttccgaccgctctattgctgctgtggtagacggctactgttcttctcctaaacctattaatagtggtgttcctcagggttctgtcctgtcacccactctctttctattattcattaatgaccttcttaaccaaacttcttgccctatccactcctacgctgatgataccaccctacatctttccacgttctttcagagacgtccaacccttcaggaaatcaacagatcacgcggggacgccacggaacgcctgacttccgatctttctaagatttccgattggggcagagaaaatctagtagttttcaatgcctcaaaactcaattcctccatctatcaactcgacacaaccttccagacaactatccctcttcttcaatgacactcaactgtctcctcttccacaatgaatatcctcggtctgtcctttgctcataatcttaactggaaacttcacatctcatctcttgctaaaacagcttctatgaaattaggtgttctgaggcgtctccgacagtttttctcgcccctccaactgcttactctgtataagggccttatccgtccctgtatggagtactcttcgcatgtttgggggttccagtcacacagctttgcttgatagggtggaatcgaaagctcttcgtctcatcaactccctcctctgactaactgtcttcagtctctttctcaccgccgaaatgttgcatccctttctatattttatcgctattttcatggtaactgttctactgatcttgctaactgcatgcctccctcctcctgcggccacgctgcacaaggctttcttcttcctctcatccctattctgtccaactctctaatgcaagagttaaccagtacgctcaatcattcatccctttcactggtaaactctggaactccctccctgcatctgtatttccgaattcctacaatttgtcttcttttaagagggaggtatcgaggcatttgctcccttaattctggctgacggttttggcactttttgaagtctttggagagccagcgctcaagtgggcctttttctaactttctttttttttgcccttggctggccctcttccctacgcaaaaaaaaaaaaaaaaaaaaaaaaaattgatatgaaccgaatgttaatttagtgactgacactaactcaataggcaaaggtattctgcaaacgatgtatcattaaatcagcctTCTAAGTACCCTTGGAAATCTTCTTTTGAATCCCTGGGGGTTCGCAAACCCCGGATTGAGAACCCTTGGCTTGTCTAGTACTGTGTTTGAGTGAGGCTGTGTTGGCTTGCAGTGAAGGTAAAGTACTCTTGTTTCATGGTTTGCTTACTTATTGTCTTGTTTGAGTGGGGCTGTGTTGGGTTGCAGTGAAGGTTAACGTAACTGGAATTCTCTGCGTCAGTAATCAAGACAGGACGAGAAGTAATGAGTTCAAACTTGggaaaaggaaagttggatgaaaAGAGGTTAGTTGAAAAGGGTCTAGTGgatgttattggggttttcaagaatattttcaatttttttttttttttttttcaagggtgttttgaatGGTTCTTTagtttaacaggctgtagtggaaattGCTGGGGTTTCCACGGGTGTTTCCAAGGAtttggtgacagattaataggctgtagtggaagttattggggttttcatgggtgtttccagggttccagtgacagtttaacaaagGTCAagttgaagttattggggttttcacggCTATTTTCAAGTTTACAGTGACAGTTTaccaggctgtagtggaagttattggggttttcagggtgtttttaaggtttcaatgacagtttaacaggctacAGCGGAAGATGTTGTGtgtttttcaaggatgttttcagtgGTTCTTAGGTTGAACAggctgtaatggaagttattggggttttcaaggatagTTGAACAAGCTCGTCACCAAACAGTACTACAATGAGTCCCTCGCATTCTAACCTGTACAGATAGTGCGGCCTGTCGGTAGCAAGAATCACGACGCCCACTTCTCGGTACAGCGGGGACTGGGACAGCTCGGAGTGGATCTGtgtagaaaagtaaataaatgagtgaaaaaaaggtaGTTTGATTTGATAATGTTCACCTGGAAGTGAAACACTCGTGGCCAGCGTAGATAAGGTTGACATGGTGGAGGTAATATGGTGATGCTATACCTGGGGAAAGTTGAGGAttaatacatagatagatagatagatagatagatagatagatagatagaccgaaagacagataaataaataaatagataaatagatagatagataaatagataaataggtagagcgctagataattagatagactgatagatagataggtagatagagaaGTAGGGAGATATTTAGATAAGGAGATaaacaagtagagagagagagagagagagagagagagagagagagagagagagagagagagagagagagagagagagagagagagagagagagagagagagagagagagagagagagagaaagacaaacacacacacacacacacacacacacacacacacacacacacgttcctcaCCTCGTCACCCACGTGGAAGAAGACGTCATGCCAGCTGGTCACCCCGCAGTCACACAGAGCCCCGTATCCCTCGAAGCGCTGGCAGAACACACGGCGCGCCTCGTTTCTCTCGTTCACCGGCCAATCACACCCACCTGAGACAGAAGTAAAGGGGGGAAAGATTCAAAGGTACTGTTTCTGCcagagttaaaaaaaagacctggtttctgccttctcttcttccgcTTCCCTCGGTGACGCGTACGAGTAATGAAATGACGCCTTGTTGGTCTGTCACGTCTTGAAGCATTAGAGTACgtacaagtttctctctctctctctctctctctctctctctccacgactattttccagggCTACAGAAATGAGCAGCTGTCTTCTAAAAAGTATTGCCGctgctaataatgtagaaatattgttaatctgtcactggaaccataaaaacacctttgaataCCCGTGTGACTTGAATCTaacccttttgaaagtagtctaGGCAAGgaaaaagtgtttcagaaaatgGCACTTAGCTTAGCATTACCAAACggaccttttccttcctccaagtCGAAGTCAGTTCTCAGGAAAACAGGGCCGCCCCATTCGTACCCTGTGTCAGCAGTGGCCACGTTGGAGTAAGTCTCAGCCATCTTGAGACCTCCCTTGCGTGTCACCAGTGCCCACATGTCCCTGTACGCCAGCTTGTCAGCCCACCTCGACCCAAGCTCCTTCAGGCGGTTCCTTCCCCTCCACGATAAGTTGTCGCTTGCCTCATCCTGCAGAGACAGAGTGGGGAGGGTTTTCTATTGTGGCGCTCCTCAGacttctactgttactgctgctgctgctgctaatattactgttgttgtaagTACTGCTACTAACACTATAATACTGCCACTGGTATTAatgttatgacacacacacacacacacacacacacacacacacacacacatgcatatacacacgcatgcacacacacacacgcatgcacacacacacacacacacacacacacacacacacacacacacaccgcttggtgtagtggttagcacgctcggttcacaatcaagagggtcagggttcgagtcccgggaagcggcgaggaaatgggcctcttaatgtgtagcccctgttcacctagcagtaagtagttacgggatgtaactcgaggggttgtggcctcgctttcccggtgtgtggagtgtgttgtggtctcagtcctacccgaagatcggtctatgagctctgagctcgctccgtaaaggGGACGattgactgggtgaccagcagacgcccgtggtgaattacacacacacacacacacacacacacacacacacacacacacacacacacacacacacacacacacacacacacacacacacacacacacacacacacacacacacacacacacacacacacacacacacacacacacacacacacacacacacacagtaagcctTTTTTTCAGATTGTTTTGCATTTGACTAGAGattttctcacaaacacacacatacacacacacacagacacacacacacacacacacacacacacacacacacacacacacacacacacacacacacacacacacacacacacacacacacactcaccagcaCAGCAAAGACCAGTATCCTCCCGTCAGAAATGTCATCAATGAAGgataccatctcctcctccacgcccacTGAGAACGTATCGAACACCTGGCTGGCCATCACCTGCCCCGTGTGTTGATTCAGGACCACCAGGTGAAGGCCGCGGTCCCCAAGGTTACGGTAGATCTGAGGGAGGGAttcactgg
Protein-coding sequences here:
- the LOC123520658 gene encoding protein O-linked-mannose beta-1,2-N-acetylglucosaminyltransferase 1-like yields the protein MASANITDSHKVRYKGHAITNQTVTLTLMSSQDKVFMSLNKREIYRNLGDRGLHLVVLNQHTGQVMASQVFDTFSVGVEEEMVSFIDDISDGRILVFAVLDEASDNLSWRGRNRLKELGSRWADKLAYRDMWALVTRKGGLKMAETYSNVATADTGYEWGGPVFLRTDFDLEEGKGGCDWPVNERNEARRVFCQRFEGYGALCDCGVTSWHDVFFHVGDEIHSELSQSPLYREVGVVILATDRPHYLYRTLKGLWEAPGLNRDKVAVYGDAGHREVRAVARLFGVQLVEEPSRGNTTKERIRHKVQRVLRDVAGVKFPRQTVPDGGLPEDTIPPFTCSYLLLLEDDVEVSVDIFKFLYSVAPVMEKDHSIIGISSFNYYGFTDVANSLTTVYRTDKLNPMVLLLPARTLHQHLAPAWPAWNSTQEWYQPLQAPLEEGGRALLYPEVPRARHTGYRGALIQGSVQHNYFRDHILSLTTSYDLPEAEVIMLAKQQYEARLERTRLKESETISFDFCKHDLQYGENSLKMFVAYNGSREDEDSINYVMKCLRTWELYPEAGWHGVWQFHYHGHWLSIVATPYSRYSHLMPRNYTAITAPPTTTTTTTTTTSAAASASSPPP